The following is a genomic window from Nitrospira sp..
CTCGGCCATTGCAAAGCCGGAACAATGCCAGCGAGACCAAGACACTGACCCCTAGGACCATGGGCAGCGCATAGCGCGCCGTGAATGCGCCGGTCGTACACAACGTAATCGCCACACCGATCACCGGCAAGGCGGCAAACGCCAGCGCGGCGCCCCATTCATGATCGGGAATCGCCGGCAACGCCGGCGCCGGTGTCCGAGCGCTTTTGCCCTGCTGCAGATACGCAACCGCACCGGCGCCGATCAGCAGCAGCATAAAGAGCAGCGGAGCGGGCATCAGCAACGTCGAGTAGGTATCGGGAATCCCCTTCCAACTTGGAATCGCCCAAAACCCTCGAGAATAGCCCCGCGCTTGCTGGATCAGCGGCCAAAGGAACCCGAGCGGAAGCAGCCCGCCAACAATCGCCACCCACAAGGACCAATCGGGCCGTCGAGTGCGATACAGCCTCACGCATTCGGCAATCCCAAGAGGGACAAACACAAATACCGCGTAGTAGTGAGAGCACACCGCTGCGCTGAGGCCTCCCCACACGCCAAGGAGCGACCAGGGCCGCTCCTTCCCTTCTGCGGCGGAGGCCCAGCAGACCCACGCGATCGCCGCGAACCCCAGCACGAGTCCGTAGGGCCTGGCTTCATAACTGTAGAAGTGTGCGTTGGTGACAAGCAGGCACAGCATCGCCATGAATCCATAGAGCGCTGAACTCCGGCGATTGACGAGCAGGAATAGGCACACCGCCGCCACCCACACTCCGACTATTTCAGGCAGACGCAAGGCCCACTCGTTCACGCCGAACAAAAACATCGACCATCGAGACAGCACATAGAACGGGAAGGGACTCTGGTCCGCCCCCGTAAGCAGCGCCGCCCAAATACCGGATAGTGTCGGCGCCTGGGCGATAAAATAAGTGAACAGCTCGTCATTCCACATGGGCTTGCGCATGGCCAGCACACTAGCCGCCGCAAAGTAGACCAACGAGAATACTCCGAGCAGCAATCCCCAGCGCCTCTCGCACACATCCCGCACTGTTTCCGCCATACCGTCAAGCCATTGCACCGCCCGACTAAGCATCCCGGCCTGCTCCACCGCCGGCCTCTCAACGGGCTTCATGATGTTCCGCTCCAGTCAAAGTATTCTGAAAGAGACTGCGTAGCACCCCATCCTGTTCAGGCTGAACCGCAGCGGCTACCGGATGAAGGCGTTCATAAATGGCGAAGGCCTGCTCGTGCCGATCTCCCGTCTCTGTCGTGACGTCATCGCTGTACACGCGTTTCCAGCGCTCAGGGAATCGCTCGACCACCCCTTTTGTAAAACGCTGACTATCGATCGCGAGCCCCTCATCCAGAACGAGATAGGTCACCGGAACGGATTCCAAGAGTTGCTGGGCCTTGAGGGGGTCGGATTCGAACGGCGGCATGACCACCTTATTCCCTGTCCGGAGATGGACCCAGTGAGGCATCGATACCGCGATGATGTCATCAGCTTCGGCATGCGCCAGCAACCAATCCACACCCGCATCGAGAGCCCGGTACGAATCCATGTAGAAAAACAAGCGATAGTCGACCGCCTCGCCCTCTCGGGTGTGATACCGTGCCTCAAGATGTCGCTTCGTATACACGGCCACGGTCGTCGCAACCTGCTGCAAGCAGATTCCTGCCACCATCAACCCGGCGACAACTCGCATGACGCCACCCCATCGTACTGACGGATACTGCCATGATTGTTTCAAAACCCAAGCGACCGCAGCACAGAGAGCCAGGGCCAGTATGGGAACGGTTGGGCCCAGGTATCGATTAAATTGCTCAGGCCATGGGGTGAGACACACCAATGATATGGACGCAAGGGCGCACAACGGGATAAGCCGCTGTCCATTCATGGCCAAGACGGCTATCCCAAACAGAACAAAGCATCCCAATACATAGAGTGGAATATTGACGACCCACGGCGGCCCCAACTCTATTCCGACCCGCTTTGAAACCTCCTCCCATTCTGCTTCCCATACCCGCTTCATCGAACTCACAGACTCACCGATATATCGGGGGACCACGAAGATATTGCTGAAAAACCGCCCGGCTCGATCGCCAATGGTGGAATAGCCCAGGGCCGGATCAAAGGGATCGTTCAACGACACGTTCCTGGCATAGCTGACGTTGTAAAACATATAGTCCGCACGCTGATAGGCATAGGCGGGGTGCTGATACCCTGCACTCGTTTCAACCGACTGCACATACGAAAACCATCCAAGAACGGGAAGGGCTGCGACGACAGTCCGAATAAGCGCCGTCTTCCATTGTTTTCGGACCAGCCCTTCGCCGATCCACGCCGCAAGCAGGGCAATCCCAGCCGTACGCAACGCGAACGCGGCAACCGCAATGGCCCCGGCCCATGCGGATGAGGAAGCGTGCGCGTCACGGCTATGGACGAGAAGAAACCCGACCGTGAGAAGACCGTAGAGCATGTCCGGGAAACACAGGTCGGACAAAAAATACGTATGCACATTCAACAAGGCAACGACGGTCCCCCAAAATGCCAAGGCACTCGAAAGATGTTGCCGCATGAGCGCATGGATCGCGAAGATATAGACCACGAAAGCAGCGCAGGAGGAGAATCGAAGCAGACGGCCAACGACCAGCGGATCACTTGTTCCAAGCACGAGTTGATGCGCCGCAATGATCAACGGAAGAAGCGGAGGGTACTGATTGGCCTGAATCTCGCCAGGCTCGTTGAGCAGCCGATATCCTTTCCCCTCGGCGAGCGAGGTCCCAAGCACATAGTACACGCCACCATCCCAACGAAAATCGATCGGCCCCTGAAAGCGAGGGAACCACAACGCGACGACCAGCAAGCCGAGAATGGCATATAGCGTTCGTTCTTTGCGCACCTCACGCCGCAATGAATCCCACATAATTCTCACACGTGGCGTCACCAGAGGCCTTGGGTCACACTACTTCTTGCGGGCATCCACCACCGCATTGTAAATGCGCCCAATTAGCCACCCGATCGCCCCTCCTGTAATCGCCCCATACAGCAATCCGACAAAGGCTCCGCCCCACGTTACGGAATAGCCAATAAAATAGTTCGACAGGAGCTGAAGATGCTGTCCCGCATGAGGACCATCTTTCAGGACCAACCACACCGTCATCGCGAAGAGCCCCGCTCCCCCAATCAGCCCGCCAACCACAGCCAGCACATCCGCCTTGATCTGCGCGAGCGTGTGACTCAGTTCTTCCGTCTGTTTCATGACAGTCGTCACCGCCTTTCTTCCGAATAGCTTACATTTTATCGAGGAGATGGCGCCGGTCGTCGCGTTCATCGCGCCACCGCACCATCTTTGCGTAGAGCGTAAGCATCCCGTTTCTGAGCCAGGCGGCCACGCTCCCCACCGCAAATCCCAACAGCCCGCCCTCGAATAACCCGATGATCGCACCGGGCCAGGTGACATCGAATCCGAATAGGTAGTTTCCAAGCAACGACAATGTGGGGCCGGGCGCAGGCCCGCCCCTAAGCAGCAAGACAACCGAGGCCATGAATATCCCAAGCCCGCTCACCACGCCGACGGCGACCCCCAAGGCAAGCGGGTCTATTTTCGCAAAGGCGACTTCGATCACGGCGTCTTCAGTCTCCTCTACCGCCGCATCCGCGACATCGACCGAAACGGCGACCCGCGCCGGCACAAGCCGGTCCCCGGCATTCGACTGAGCCTCCCGGCCTTCTTCGTGGTATTCCTTTTCCGTATTGACTGCCCACACATCGCGCTTGTCTCCGAGAATGTTCCCTGCCGCATAGACGCCGGTTAGCATAGAGTGGTCCTGATTGTTATAGCGATGGAGGCCGTTCCGCCCGATGGTTTGCAGGTTCGAGAAGGTCTCTAGATAGCGACGGATCGTGGCGACGCTCTCTTGGTATGTCTGGTCATAGACCGGGTACGCCTTCTCCATGCGAACCACGGTCCCGTCTCTGACATCCCGCGGATCGATGAGGCCGATTTGGGCGCACTCCCGGATGCCCAGCTCAATGAGGCGCTCGTCCGGCCACGTCCACATCTCGTCCGTGTCCCACAAGAAGTATTCCAATCCCAGTGAGGTCCGTGAGGCGTCCGGCACCATATAGGGACTCCAGTTTTTGTAGTTCTGAATCCGCCCGAGCTTGACCTCCGGTGAATGGACATACAGCCAGTTATCGGGGAAGACCGACTCGCGGTCGATGACCAGCACCACGGTCAGATAGTCTCGGTACCGGAGCGACTGCGCGGCCCTGAGCACATCCTCGGGCGGCAGAGGATCCAGGGCCTGCATCAATTCACGCAACGGCATCGTCGACACAAAATGCCGGCCGTCGTACTCCAGCGACTCGCCCGCGAGGCCCCGGCCCTGAACACAGTCAACCACGCCATGACGGTGCCGGACACGCTCCACCTTCACCCCTTGGATCGTCTGGGACCCCTGGCCTTCAATCAAGCTGCGGCACCGTTCCCACATCAACCCCGGGCCAAACCGAGGATAGTGAAACTGCTCGATCAACGAGGTCAGCGTCGATCCATCCATGCCCTGCTTGGCGCCAAACAACGCATTTCTCACGGCTTGTTTCAGGGAAAGGTTCTTGATGCGTTGGGCGGCCCAGTCCGCTGAGATTTCGTGGCACGGAATCCCCCAGACTTTCTCCGTATAGGTCTTGAAGAAAATGCTGTAGAGCCGGTACCCGAACCGGTTGGAGACCCACTGCTCAAATGTTTTTTCATCGTGGATATGGAAGAACTTGGCCTTGATATAGCTGAGTCCGATCAGAAACGATTCCACCGGGCCAAGGCCGGCCAGCGCATTCATCGGCTTGAGCGGGTAATCGAAAAAATGCTGGTTGTAGTAGATGCGCGAGATGCGCGGACGGAGCAGAAACTCTTCTCCGAGGATTTCGTGCCACAGTTCATTGACGAGAGGGATTTTGGAAAAGAACCGGTGCCCGCCGATGTCGAACCGGTACCCGCGATAATTGACGGTCTTTGAAATTCCCCCGACCTGGTCGCTCGCCTCGAGCACGGTGGACGTCATGCCACGTTTGCCTAACTCATAGGCGGCCGTGAGCCCGGCAGGTCCTGCCCCGATGATAACGGAAGACTCTCGGCTCATCCGCGTTTCTCCATTCGTAGTCCAGGTCGTGATTCAGGTTCCCGCGATTCTGACGGTAAAGGCGCGGCGGCCTTCTCGAAGCCCTGGCCGTGGCCAACCAGGTGACGCAACGTCCCAACCGCGAATGCCGCCCCGCTGTATAGGAAATACAACCAGTGCCACGGGATGGACTGCGCTGCGAAGCGGAGCCCTCGCTTCTCCAGGAAAAATCGGTAGAGCCGAATATTGAGGATAAAGAGCGCCAGCCCCATGACAACTGCCGCGACCAAGAGAGTTGGCTGCCAGGGAGCCAGCAAGGTCGCTCCCAGAAGGCCATAGACCAGCATGACGCTCACGCGTCCTGAGATGCCGATATTCAAGTCATTCACAAAACCCCGGTGCCGATGGATCAGCTCCGTCCATGGCACGGCCCGCTGAAAGAAATCGGCCCGCAACATCGATGCAATGGTCCAACGCTTCCAATGTTTCACCTGAAGCGATTTACAGAGCCGGATCCTGTGACCGGCTCGTTTGAGGCGATACCCCAACTCGATGTCCTCGATGGAGGGCTTGCGATACGATTCATCAAACCCGCCCATCGCGAGAAAGACCTCCCGCCGGATCGCTCCGCAGGCCCCCCAAAACGTTGAGGCCTCATCCCGGCCATTCTGATGAACGTAGTGATGGAGCAGATTGCGGTACTGGGAGAGAAAATTCGATTCTCCCGGTTGATCGTCATATGACCCGATGATCGCGGCCACATCAGCATGTCGAGCAAAGATGTTTCTTGACCGCTCGATTACATTTTCAGAGACAGTTACATCGGCATCGATGAAAAAGAGCAGGTCCGATTTTGCCTTCGATGCGCCAAGATTCCTGGCACGGCCTGGCCCTCCCGGCTGAGGAAAGCGGTAGACGGTCGCGCCGGCCGCCTCTGCGTACTGCGAGGAACCGTCCGTATCCCCGTCGCCGATCACGATGATCTCATCCGGACAAGGATCCGCGCGCCTGATCGACTCCAGGCTCGCACGAAACCGTTCGCCCCCGTTGTATACAGGAACAATGACCGCGACGGTTACAACAGAAGAAGACATTACGAAACTTGTTTCCTTAGTTCATCGTGCCTAGCTGTATATTTTCCGCATGACGAAACGCATAGCGGCCACAGGCAACGGTTCGCCCTCCGCCAACCAGAAGGCCTCGTTGAAGTGTTAGCGCGAAGCGTAGAGGAAGGAGGCGCGGACAACAAGCCCCCCTTCAGTACGGGAATATCCAACTCATGGGGGAAACCTGTGATCCTCCTCGCGGCCTGATGGGCCAGAATGCATGGGACGATCACCTCCGGCACCGTCTTGGAGCATCCCTCCCGCAACGGCCGTCTGCTCGGTTCGCAACGACGGCATGACGAGAAGCCCGGCATCGGTCAAGCGGTACCAGTGTCGAAGACCATCCACCCATAGCATCTGCGGATGAGACGGCTCGTCGCCAACGAGCGCGGAGAGTCCCCCTTCGTCGCGGAATATCAGCGGAGTCCGAGCCAGAAACTCTTTCACGACATCGGAAGGACGACTCCACCGGACGAACAGATCGTAATAGCTATCGGTCTTCTCGTGTAGGTGGGCGCCCCACTTGCTCTTATATCGCAAGAGGCCGTCCGAGAGCGTCGGACGACTGCCTCGGAAATCCACGACGCGACAACCGCGCTGCTGCGCCAGGTTGATGATGAAATAGTACAGTGCCGCGACCGCGCCTTCTTTGACGAGTTCGAGATCTCCAGCCAGCGTTCCCAGCGCCAATAAATCCACAGTGTCTTCCTTGGCTTCGAAAAGGATGCCCGCAACCCGGCGCCCATCCCGCTGCAGCCATAAGATCCCGCCGCGCCGCACACGGCGCCGCAAATCCCGGACCGCCCGAACGGCGGTCAATTCACCGTGGCGCCCGTGCGAGAACGGCGTATAAAACGAGTCATAAAAGGTATCGAGATCCTCGCGACCGTCTGACAACACAGGCTGGTACCCATGCCTGCGCACAAGAGTCATGTCTCGCCGGATGCTTCCGCCGCTTCGCACATGACGCTCGAGATCGCCGGTCACGACCAGCCTGGTCCCCACCCATTCTGGAACCGCCAGATACTCCTTCGTGAATATCCGCCGGCCTGAGAGACGATCGACACGAGCGATCGTCAGGTCCACTGATGGCCGGAGCCGATTCAGGAAGCCCGGCAGTTCCCGCATCCCGATCCGGCCGAGCATCTCACGGGTCGGCTCCCCCGCGAAAAATCGCCGCGGCAAGTAGTGGGCCCACGGCTCCTCTCCGACGATGAGCAGCGAGCCTTCCCGGCCGGTTCCCTGTGTCACCCCGCGCAACAAGACCGCTGGCACCTTCGAGATACCAGACCAACTCATCAGAAACAGCCCCTGCCTGGTCGCACACTCTCGCGCTCGGTCGGGCAGGTAGAGGACCGCCCGCTCGGCAAGGAGGCGAGCCCCCTTAGTCAACATCGTCGGCTTTCCGTTCGGCATGATTGCGAGGCTCGCACGCCGGCGGCAGAACCAGCCGGACGGACCTCTACCGCAGACATCTCTCGATACTCGCTGCCGCAGAGGCGATACCACCGCTGAAGGCCGCCAACCCACAAGTCCTGTTCGTTCGGACGTGCGTTCCCGAGAAGCGCGGAAAATCCTCCGCTCTCCCGAAAAATAAGCGGCGTATGCGACAGAAAATCCATGGCAACATCGGATGCCTGTCCCCACCGGATAAACAAGTCATGATAGCTATCGGTCTTGTCATACAGCGACGCACCCCACTTGCTTTTGTATCGCAAGACTCCATCGGTCAACGCCGGCCGACTCCCCCTGAAATCTATCGTTCGGTACCCCTCATTGCACGCCATGCCGACCACAAAGTAATACAGCGCGGCAATGGCGCCTTCTTTCACGAGCGTAAGGTCCCCGTCCCTGGCTCCCACCGCCAAGACATCCAGCGAACGCCCCTTTGTTTCAAACAATAGGGCGGAGACCGCTTGTCCTTCGCGTTGATTCCATACAATCCCCCCGCGCCGCGCCCGGCGTCGCAGGTCGTCCGCCGACCGCATGACCAGCAACTCCTGATAGCGAGCTTTCGACAACGGAAGGTAGAACCTCTGATAGAACGACTCAACGCCCTCATCCCCTAACGACACCACGGGTTGAAACTGTTGCCGACGAATTCGCCTCACATCTCTTTGGATATTGCTGCTGCTCCGCACCAACGCATCGACATTGTCCGGAACCGTCATCCGTGTTCCCACCCATTCAGGCACCGCAAGATAGTCTCGGGGGAATATCCGCTTCCCTGTATGACGGTCGACACGAGCGATCGTCATATCAACCGACCCCTGAAGCCGCTCCAAGAACTGCGGTAACGACCGGACCGGCACCAGCCCTAGCGATTCACGCTGCGCCTCACCGGTAAAGAACCGCTGGGGAAGGTACTGGACCCACGGATCGTCGCCGGCCACAAGAAGCCGGCGAATTTGTCCGGCCTGTCCCATAGGGCCGTGCCATAACGTCACCGTTGTTTTCCGCAGCCCGGACCGGTTTACGATGGAGAGTCCGTAGCGGGTCAACGCCTCTTGCGTCTGCTCTGGCAACCTAGAAACAAGCGTGTGGGCAAACGACCTGGCCCATTCATTCATTGCTCCGCCTCACTTCTTGACACAACGCACCGCAACATAGTTTCCCGTGAGAAAGCGAGTAGGCCACGCAGAGAGCCGTTCCCACTTCATCAGCCACAGAAGAAACCGCTGGTGCGTCGGAGTCGCACAGCGTGCCTGTACCGTTCGCGCGACTCGCACGGCGGCTACCCGTGGGCAATGCAGGATCGCCGTCATTTCCGCCACCTCCAGTCCGGCACGCGCCAACATCTTCCGGAGTTCGGCCGGCCTGCAGCTCACGCCCACATAGTAGGGAACGATTCCCATGCGATGAAGCCACCTGAAAGGCAGCAGGTTGCGCAGCGCCAGCAACGGGTTGGCCATGTTGTCAAGCGTCAGCAAGAGCTGCCCCCCTGGGCGCAAGACACGTTGAAGCTCGCACAGGCTCGTTTCAATCTCCTGCAGCGCCCCGAAGTGATCGAGCGTGGAGTTGGATATCACGACATCGAAACAGCCGTTCCTGAACGGTAGCCGACGCACGTCGGCGCATATCGCGCCACTGGGCGAGGGCTGGCTCGTTCGCAGCAATGCCTGTGAGATATCCATCCCCACCACGGCGCGCGCCCGCAAGCGCAAGAACGAAAGCAACCCTTCGCCGACCGCTTCATCGAAAAGATCCGTTTTAAGGATCCGTTGATCCGGTCGGTCCGGCAGCCAATCGGCCAGCAACGCCGTATTGACTCGATCGCTGTGCTTCCGCCACAGCGAGTCGGGTGTGGTCCGCGCCCATTCAAGAGCCACTTGATCCCAGTAGGGCTGCGGCTTCTCATCGAAACCGGTCACACACCCTCCCTGCGGCCGAGCCGTTCGCCGCACCACTGCGCCCGACCGCGCCCATGGCCTTCGCCGCCTTCGTGATCGATCACGAAGGGCCCTGCATCGAGCAGACGCTCTCTGTAATCAAGCCTCCCGCCACACGATGGCCATCCGCGTTCCAGTGGCCATCTCCCATCGTGGCGTTGGCGAATCCGTGCAGAAACGTCTGGCGGGCCGACGCATAAGCCGCCATGGGTTCGGCAAGACCCGTCCACTGCGCCCGCTTCCGTTCGGCCCACGACGCGAGGCGCCGATCTGGATAGAGCAGGTCCGGAACCCCTAGAGCTTCGGCATACTGCCTGCGCTGTCGGGGGTCGGGGTGGACTTGCATGGGATTGGAGAGCGTCACCAGCAGAAATTGAGCGCCATGGAGATCGGCGTCTTTCCGGATCTCGTCCAATAACGCCTCTGTGACCCGCCAGGCATCCTTCCATGCGTCCTCTCGAGGCTCCTGGTAAACGAAGGATTCCAGCGGCATCTGAGTCGCGGCCGTTTCCAATGGACGGTCCGCTCGAACGGCACGCTCTCGCACAAAACCCGAGAGCCGATATTTAGCTTCTCTCACGACCTGTAGCACCCGTGAAAACTCGAATAGCTTTGACGTCAGCGGGATCGATTGCATTCGGTAGGTCAGTGTCTGCCGAAATCTCGTATCGGCCGACAACGCTCCGTCCTGGATGGCGAAATACGGCCGCATCTGGTCCCCCGACAGCGCGAGAGAGTTGTCCCGTATGTCGTTGCCCGTGAAGAATGCCAGCACGATGAGATCCGGCGCGTAGTCCCACACTTTGTACTGAAGCAGCAGCCGCTCCTGCGCAGTGCCGTAACCGGACACGCCGAAGTTCAGGACTTCGATCTTCCGAGGCTTGAGGGCCACGCACTCTCCGAGCTTCTCCTCGGCAATTGCCCAGTAGGTCTGCGAGATCGGGACCTGCAGCGCTTCTGTATACGAGTCACCGATGACGGCAACTCGAAACGTCCCAGAAGGTTTCTCTTTCGTATGTTCATGATCGCGAAACCCTGCGCTGCTGATTTGAATGTAGGCGCGGCCTTCTTTTTCCCACCATCCCTCGGCGTATGGCTTGTGGGCATAGCCGACGATGGGATCGGGGATATAGAAGTAGGGATAGGAAATACCTGCCACTCTCAGCCCTACCTCTAGGATGATGAATCCAATGAGTCCCCCGCTAAGAATCAACCCAAGATTGACCACCCAACGTCGGTTCATGACCTGCCTGGCAAGAAGAGAACATGTTCTTGTTTTTGGACCGAGCGGCAACAGGGAAAGTGTAAGTTAGGCCTGCTCCGTTCTCAAGTACCACTCTGCTAGGGCACGCCCCTACGAAAGGATAAAGGACTCGCCGTCGCAATGCAGAATCACACTTGCGGTCAACAGGACTATACGACCGTCCTTAGTCCGTCGCGGAGTCGCCGCCGCGTTGTGTTGGAGAATTGTCGGGGGAACCAGTCACTCTGCCCAGCATGGCTAGGCACGCCAGCCCAATCCCGATCCAGACCAGCTCGCGAAAGCGCCGCAGGAGCGCAAAGGTAATCCCCGCCACATCCGAATAGCCGAAGGCTTGGAGCAACAGCAGATTGCCGCCGTCTTGCGCGCCCAGGCTACCGGGAATGAAGAACGTCCCGCCTTTGATAAACACGGAGAGCGCCCCGATGGAGATCGCCGACCATAGATTGGCCGGGCCGCCGAGATAGTAAATGATGACGAACACTTCCAGCGCCTCGGCCAGCCATCCCAGAAAATACAGACCGGTCGATGCATAGAAGGT
Proteins encoded in this region:
- a CDS encoding SGNH/GDSL hydrolase family protein (MaGe:77309313), producing the protein MNRRWVVNLGLILSGGLIGFIILEVGLRVAGISYPYFYIPDPIVGYAHKPYAEGWWEKEGRAYIQISSAGFRDHEHTKEKPSGTFRVAVIGDSYTEALQVPISQTYWAIAEEKLGECVALKPRKIEVLNFGVSGYGTAQERLLLQYKVWDYAPDLIVLAFFTGNDIRDNSLALSGDQMRPYFAIQDGALSADTRFRQTLTYRMQSIPLTSKLFEFSRVLQVVREAKYRLSGFVRERAVRADRPLETAATQMPLESFVYQEPREDAWKDAWRVTEALLDEIRKDADLHGAQFLLVTLSNPMQVHPDPRQRRQYAEALGVPDLLYPDRRLASWAERKRAQWTGLAEPMAAYASARQTFLHGFANATMGDGHWNADGHRVAGGLITESVCSMQGPS